A genomic stretch from Pirellulales bacterium includes:
- a CDS encoding ABC transporter ATP-binding protein has protein sequence MNTPVIRVEDIGKEYQVGVSEPGYRTLREAIVSAASAPWRRFRHLSGRARQNHRFWALREINFEVQQGEIVGIIGRNGAGKSTLLKILSQITEPTTGMATLDGRVGSLLEVGGGFHPELTGRENVFLKGAMLGMSKRETTAKFDEIVSFAEVEKFIDTPVKRFSSGMYTRLAFSVAAHLDPEIVIVDEVLAVGDAAFQQKCIGKMGEVAHDGRTVLFVSHNSAAVETLCTRVILLQSGQIIFDGKPCDAIGRYFNAAHSATLGSFQRTAEELSTFKGRACITSASINSVEGADGKFPIGAPISLVVECVCEQVDEPNLGIGISDFRGLRVMSFNTVCDPSTQLPRSVRGKFRFICSVPRQELVPGRYSVKLALGSKDCFLDVIEDALQFTVMPTDFFGNYGRYVGGIVFAKQSWQIECTN, from the coding sequence ATGAACACACCAGTTATTCGCGTCGAAGATATCGGCAAGGAATATCAAGTTGGGGTTTCCGAGCCGGGCTACCGGACTTTGCGCGAAGCGATCGTGTCGGCAGCTTCAGCGCCGTGGCGGCGTTTTCGGCACCTTTCGGGCCGAGCGCGCCAAAATCACAGGTTTTGGGCACTGCGCGAAATCAACTTCGAGGTGCAGCAGGGCGAAATCGTGGGCATTATCGGACGCAATGGTGCCGGTAAGAGTACCCTCTTAAAAATCCTTTCTCAGATCACCGAACCGACCACCGGCATGGCGACTTTGGATGGACGAGTTGGTAGCCTGCTGGAAGTCGGTGGCGGTTTCCATCCGGAACTCACTGGTCGCGAAAACGTGTTTCTCAAAGGCGCCATGTTGGGGATGAGCAAGCGAGAAACGACCGCGAAATTCGACGAAATCGTCAGCTTTGCCGAGGTCGAAAAATTCATCGACACCCCTGTCAAGCGGTTTTCCAGTGGTATGTACACGCGATTGGCTTTTTCGGTTGCGGCCCATCTGGATCCAGAGATTGTCATTGTCGATGAAGTCCTAGCCGTCGGTGATGCCGCGTTCCAGCAAAAGTGTATTGGTAAAATGGGAGAAGTGGCACATGATGGACGCACGGTTTTGTTTGTAAGTCACAACAGTGCGGCAGTCGAAACACTATGTACGCGCGTGATTTTGCTGCAGTCGGGGCAAATTATATTTGACGGAAAGCCGTGCGACGCCATAGGCCGCTACTTCAATGCCGCCCATTCAGCTACCTTGGGAAGTTTTCAGAGAACGGCGGAGGAATTGAGCACTTTTAAAGGACGCGCATGCATAACCAGCGCGTCGATCAATAGCGTCGAAGGTGCAGATGGAAAGTTTCCAATCGGCGCGCCTATTTCCCTGGTCGTTGAATGTGTCTGCGAACAGGTCGACGAGCCAAATTTGGGAATTGGAATTAGCGATTTCCGAGGACTCCGCGTGATGTCGTTTAACACCGTGTGTGACCCATCGACCCAATTGCCTCGGTCCGTCCGCGGCAAGTTCCGCTTTATATGTAGCGTTCCGAGGCAGGAACTCGTGCCGGGCCGCTACAGCGTTAAGCTTGCCTTGGGGAGTAAGGATTGCTTTTTAGACGTCATTGAAGATGCCCTTCAATTTACTGTGATGCCGACCGACTTTTTCGGTAATTACGGTCGATATGTGGGTGGAATCGTCTTTGCGAAGCAGAGTTGGCAGATTGAATGTACGAATTAG
- a CDS encoding DUF268 domain-containing protein, with translation MPIRWSDRRLCLTDNTPTTRFDRHYIYHPAWAARVLAQLRPAVHIDVSSKLYFSAIVSAFLPIKFLDYRPARLSLSGLECGQGDLLSLPFADASVASLSCMHTVEHIGLGRYGDRLDPDGDIKSIAELKRVLAPAGSLLFVVPIGEPRIQFNAHRIYAYHQIRAYFNDLELKEFALVPDKEDQGGLIIDAPESMADSQTYGCGCFWFQKPQ, from the coding sequence ATGCCCATTCGTTGGAGTGACCGTCGTCTTTGCCTGACGGACAACACTCCCACGACCAGATTTGACCGTCACTACATTTACCATCCCGCATGGGCCGCACGCGTTCTTGCCCAGCTACGACCGGCAGTCCATATCGATGTTTCTTCGAAGTTATATTTTTCTGCGATTGTTTCTGCGTTCTTACCTATCAAGTTCCTCGATTATCGTCCGGCGCGTCTCAGTTTATCTGGACTCGAATGCGGACAGGGTGATCTGCTCTCATTACCTTTTGCCGACGCATCTGTCGCATCCCTCTCCTGCATGCATACGGTGGAGCACATCGGGTTAGGCCGGTACGGCGATCGGCTGGATCCCGATGGTGACATTAAGTCGATTGCGGAGCTCAAACGAGTATTGGCACCAGCTGGTTCACTGCTATTTGTCGTGCCGATAGGGGAGCCGCGGATCCAGTTCAATGCCCATCGAATTTATGCATACCATCAGATTCGCGCGTATTTTAATGACCTTGAACTTAAGGAGTTCGCGCTTGTGCCCGACAAGGAGGATCAGGGCGGTTTGATCATCGATGCACCAGAGAGTATGGCGGACTCGCAGACTTATGGTTGCGGGTGTTTTTGGTTCCAGAAACCACAATGA
- a CDS encoding glycosyltransferase family 4 protein, giving the protein MEMTPAGQNANSLNSLKSCLPICDNLSNNNCQHRVHEVQGGDSIRNLHRAHVAFINRSYWPDVEATGQLLTELCEDLSADFDVSVIAGPPNQYAGETCFRRSGWARRRGVRIRRIPCTQLSKASWIGRAVNYLSFFWMAAVAALKLPRPDILIVETDPPLLCFIGFLLQKLRRVKLVVYLQDIYPDLAIALGKLPDNVLTRWLRRAMFWVYFRADRIVVLSRDMRDLLVRSGVRASTISCIPNWIDTQKVIPVKQNNCFRQRHGLVDKFVVMYSGNLGQCQRLEDIVEAAGYLRHSTEILFLLVGDGAIKQRLVKQAAAQRLDNVHFLPYQPKEMLAESLSAADVHLVPVDPRVVNCLMPSKLYGVLSSGSPVLAVAPHTCELAELVERFEVGIVSPPGDSAKLAATIKGLASSREKLEIWGHRARQIAEQFYNRCNTTKSFAQMLQSLGGISVFDRVASTKSALTEVLHNPLKLTESASGIHRQSGNPTDILDTATIQG; this is encoded by the coding sequence ATGGAGATGACCCCAGCCGGGCAGAACGCCAACTCGTTGAATTCGCTGAAGTCGTGTCTCCCCATCTGCGACAATTTGAGCAACAATAACTGCCAACATCGGGTGCACGAGGTCCAAGGGGGAGATTCTATTCGGAATTTGCATCGCGCACATGTTGCTTTTATCAATCGGTCCTACTGGCCAGACGTGGAAGCCACGGGTCAACTATTGACCGAACTGTGCGAAGATTTGAGCGCAGACTTTGACGTATCTGTAATTGCTGGCCCCCCCAATCAATATGCGGGAGAAACTTGCTTTCGACGATCAGGATGGGCTCGACGTCGGGGCGTAAGAATTCGTCGGATACCGTGCACGCAGCTGTCAAAGGCAAGCTGGATTGGGCGCGCCGTGAATTACCTTTCGTTCTTTTGGATGGCAGCGGTGGCCGCTCTTAAGCTTCCGCGCCCCGATATCCTCATCGTGGAAACGGATCCACCGCTATTATGTTTCATCGGTTTTTTGCTGCAAAAACTCCGGCGCGTAAAGCTTGTCGTCTATCTGCAAGATATCTATCCTGATCTGGCCATTGCCTTGGGCAAACTACCTGACAACGTTCTGACACGTTGGCTGCGCCGGGCTATGTTTTGGGTATATTTTCGCGCCGATCGAATTGTCGTGTTGAGCCGGGACATGCGCGACCTATTGGTTCGCTCCGGTGTGCGGGCGAGCACCATCAGTTGCATACCGAATTGGATCGACACACAAAAAGTTATTCCCGTCAAACAAAACAACTGTTTCCGGCAGCGACACGGCTTGGTCGACAAGTTTGTCGTCATGTATTCCGGCAACTTGGGGCAATGCCAACGGTTGGAAGATATTGTCGAGGCCGCTGGATACTTGCGACACAGCACCGAAATTCTGTTTCTATTGGTCGGCGATGGGGCGATCAAACAACGCTTGGTTAAGCAAGCTGCGGCGCAGCGTCTTGACAACGTTCACTTTTTACCGTACCAGCCTAAGGAAATGTTGGCAGAAAGTCTTAGCGCAGCAGACGTGCATTTGGTGCCGGTCGATCCGCGTGTCGTCAACTGTTTGATGCCCAGCAAATTGTACGGCGTATTGTCATCTGGAAGTCCGGTGCTCGCCGTGGCACCCCACACTTGCGAACTTGCCGAGTTGGTCGAGCGGTTCGAGGTGGGCATTGTCAGTCCACCCGGTGATTCCGCAAAACTAGCCGCTACGATCAAAGGCCTGGCAAGCTCGCGCGAAAAATTGGAGATTTGGGGCCACCGTGCCCGTCAGATCGCGGAACAGTTCTACAACCGTTGCAATACAACAAAGTCATTCGCGCAAATGTTGCAATCTTTAGGTGGAATATCCGTTTTTGACCGCGTTGCATCGACGAAATCGGCGCTCACTGAGGTTTTGCACAACCCTCTCAAATTGACTGAATCCGCCTCTGGAATTCATCGACAGTCGGGAAATCCAACGGATATCCTCGACACGGCGACGATTCAAGGATAG
- a CDS encoding MraY family glycosyltransferase: protein MAPITPILIIFTGIVAAAISYLSMTGVSLLAIRCGFVDRPDSQRKLHDRPVALGGGVGIWLAIWVSMCLMAVCEMSLGDLFAEQSWSLLGVFLASFLIVLLGLLDDLFQLRGRHKLIGQIAIASLLINFGYQVRAVNLFGVQIELGLLSVPITLGWLLLAVNSLNLIDGIDGLASTIGLILSTTLACLAFLNGHFVEALLLSMMGGALAGFLPFNFPPARMYLGDAGSMFIGLWLGAISIRASLKGPTLTGLAAPLAAWSIPLLDTFAAIVRRKLTGRSIYTTDRGHLHHCLQQIAGSTRRTLYFIVLACLATCLGALTSVSMKSDVFAVISVISVIGVLVATRSFGYGELQLLSGKLRALAHSLIPGRDREKISPQQQEVRLQGSRPWERLWDSLLDFTEPFNLTRMRLDVDIPVCQEYYHVSWTKAEDTDLQPQWEIKIPLGNGNRPLGRLSIGGFHNGDSASALLAKLFSALPAFETQFQEVIMLGAVDPVGDSSSGDARNDEPRSAGKQLEEVRRLPPIMQVTQ, encoded by the coding sequence ATGGCTCCTATTACACCGATACTGATTATCTTCACAGGAATTGTCGCGGCGGCGATAAGTTACCTATCGATGACGGGAGTGAGTCTCCTAGCTATTCGTTGTGGTTTTGTTGATCGCCCCGATAGCCAACGAAAATTGCACGACCGTCCCGTTGCACTTGGTGGCGGCGTCGGTATTTGGCTCGCAATTTGGGTCAGTATGTGTTTGATGGCAGTCTGCGAGATGAGCCTGGGAGATTTATTCGCCGAGCAGTCGTGGAGCTTGCTGGGCGTATTCCTAGCCAGTTTCCTGATCGTGCTGTTGGGCCTGCTCGATGATCTATTCCAACTCCGCGGGCGACATAAGCTAATCGGCCAAATTGCGATCGCCAGCCTGTTGATCAACTTCGGCTATCAAGTTCGAGCGGTGAACCTGTTTGGGGTGCAGATAGAGCTCGGTTTGCTGTCCGTTCCGATTACTTTGGGCTGGTTACTGTTAGCGGTAAACTCGCTCAACTTGATTGATGGGATCGATGGATTAGCAAGCACAATTGGTTTAATTTTGAGCACCACCTTGGCCTGTTTGGCCTTCCTGAATGGCCATTTTGTCGAAGCGCTATTATTGTCGATGATGGGAGGCGCGCTTGCAGGATTTCTGCCATTTAACTTCCCCCCAGCGCGAATGTATTTAGGCGATGCAGGCAGTATGTTCATCGGGCTCTGGCTAGGCGCGATTTCGATTCGAGCATCGCTGAAGGGGCCCACGCTCACAGGATTGGCTGCACCCCTGGCCGCTTGGAGCATTCCGCTATTGGATACGTTCGCTGCGATTGTCCGACGCAAGTTGACTGGACGAAGTATTTACACCACGGACCGGGGACATCTGCACCATTGTCTGCAGCAGATCGCCGGGAGTACGAGGCGAACCTTATATTTCATCGTCTTGGCATGTCTCGCCACGTGTTTGGGCGCCCTAACCAGCGTGTCGATGAAGAGCGACGTGTTTGCGGTCATTAGCGTGATTTCAGTGATTGGAGTGTTGGTGGCCACGAGATCATTCGGTTACGGAGAGTTGCAATTGCTTAGCGGGAAGCTGCGAGCGCTTGCCCACTCGCTGATTCCAGGGCGCGATCGAGAGAAAATCTCCCCGCAGCAGCAGGAAGTGAGGCTGCAGGGGTCTCGCCCCTGGGAGCGTTTGTGGGATTCGCTGTTGGATTTCACAGAACCATTTAACCTGACCCGGATGCGTCTCGATGTGGATATTCCAGTCTGCCAGGAATATTACCATGTGTCCTGGACAAAAGCGGAGGATACGGACCTACAACCACAATGGGAAATCAAAATTCCACTTGGCAACGGCAACCGACCGCTGGGCAGACTGTCAATTGGTGGATTTCACAACGGCGATTCCGCGAGCGCGTTGCTCGCGAAGCTGTTCAGCGCGCTGCCGGCATTTGAGACGCAATTCCAAGAAGTGATCATGCTGGGTGCGGTTGACCCCGTGGGAGATAGCTCTTCGGGAGATGCACGGAACGATGAGCCCCGGTCTGCCGGCAAGCAGTTAGAAGAAGTTCGGAGATTACCACCAATCATGCAAGTAACCCAATGA
- a CDS encoding EpsI family protein, which produces MRLIIALTLILGSELAIRVTRHSLLEQSAAPPETALSTMPLRIDEWRGSDIELDRRLFRRTGAYQMINRTYKNPVGDRIDMNLGVWLNYDVAIPHKPEICYPAAGWDIVSRQPVRIFADGPGSFTARMLILEKRTERIAVLYWVTLGDSIALDDDDIRQSLQKTVSVGKSRPPAIKCMLQADGDDPSRAERQLVEFAEVVSPHLRQFEQQ; this is translated from the coding sequence ATGCGATTGATTATTGCACTTACACTCATTCTCGGATCCGAATTGGCGATCCGCGTCACTCGCCATAGCCTGCTGGAACAGTCGGCCGCTCCTCCCGAAACCGCGCTCAGCACGATGCCACTGAGAATCGACGAGTGGAGAGGTTCGGATATTGAACTGGATCGACGATTGTTCCGGCGGACCGGAGCATACCAAATGATCAACCGTACTTACAAGAACCCAGTGGGCGATCGAATTGATATGAATTTGGGAGTATGGTTGAATTACGATGTTGCAATCCCACACAAGCCCGAGATTTGCTACCCGGCTGCCGGTTGGGATATAGTAAGCCGGCAACCTGTACGAATATTTGCTGACGGACCGGGCTCCTTCACCGCGAGAATGCTAATCCTGGAAAAACGCACGGAGCGAATTGCGGTACTTTATTGGGTGACGCTTGGCGACTCCATTGCGCTCGACGATGACGACATTCGCCAAAGCCTTCAGAAAACCGTAAGCGTGGGCAAGTCTCGGCCGCCGGCCATAAAATGCATGCTGCAAGCGGATGGAGATGACCCCAGCCGGGCAGAACGCCAACTCGTTGAATTCGCTGAAGTCGTGTCTCCCCATCTGCGACAATTTGAGCAACAATAA
- a CDS encoding alpha-1,2-fucosyltransferase yields MNQRRDDMIRFSTRLIIANHVGQLANSLLLSAHVMAAAIENKFKVVNIAFTPYAHLFGRTRGSLFCGYPTLPLLPIPQLATFRGKVAHTCRLLRGYMSKHDALKRYLQRRVQDVSIGWSEWCNLDNPTVVSAMRERHFVILDGWHFRAPVALSHHASIIRRFFRPRQIFLREVRSVVKSAKQNCDVLVGVHVRQKDYARWRNGRYFFDVGAYVRWMREMQAMLKGRAVKFLVCSDERYEPDAFGSLPVAIGSGTAICDLYALASCDYIIGPPSTFSLWASFFGGVPLLHLTSVDHRLHGTEQFRVDKDLDWAF; encoded by the coding sequence ATGAATCAACGCCGAGACGACATGATAAGATTCTCGACGCGATTAATTATTGCCAATCACGTCGGACAACTTGCTAACAGCCTACTGCTTTCCGCTCATGTCATGGCCGCCGCTATCGAAAACAAGTTCAAGGTCGTCAACATCGCTTTCACGCCCTATGCCCATCTGTTCGGCAGGACCCGGGGCAGTTTATTCTGCGGATATCCAACCCTTCCGCTGCTTCCCATTCCGCAATTAGCTACTTTTCGAGGGAAAGTTGCCCATACGTGTCGACTCCTACGCGGATACATGTCCAAGCACGATGCTTTGAAAAGGTATCTGCAGCGTCGTGTCCAAGACGTATCAATAGGCTGGAGCGAGTGGTGCAATTTGGACAATCCAACAGTCGTGAGTGCGATGCGTGAGCGTCATTTTGTGATCTTGGATGGCTGGCATTTCCGCGCGCCTGTTGCCCTTTCACATCATGCATCGATCATTCGGAGGTTTTTCCGGCCGCGGCAGATTTTTCTTCGCGAGGTTCGGTCTGTTGTCAAATCGGCAAAGCAAAACTGCGACGTGTTGGTGGGAGTACACGTGCGACAAAAGGATTACGCACGGTGGAGAAATGGTCGATACTTTTTTGACGTGGGCGCCTATGTGCGATGGATGCGCGAGATGCAAGCGATGCTAAAGGGACGTGCGGTAAAGTTCCTCGTTTGTTCTGACGAACGATATGAGCCCGATGCTTTTGGATCGCTGCCAGTAGCTATCGGCAGCGGCACGGCGATCTGCGACTTATACGCTCTCGCGTCGTGTGATTATATCATCGGTCCACCGAGCACATTTTCTTTGTGGGCGTCGTTTTTCGGGGGTGTTCCTTTGCTCCATCTAACGAGCGTGGACCATAGATTGCACGGAACGGAACAGTTTCGTGTGGACAAGGATCTGGACTGGGCGTTTTAG
- a CDS encoding ABC transporter permease encodes MQLIEQLPVEGFGNTNGALQTESPRSHRLIIKPTSGWRAIDFRELWRYRELLYFLVWRDVKVRYKQTVLGALWAIIQPVMSMVVFSTFFGRFGGMSKNVDVPYPIFVFSGLLLWQFFSSSVTQAGGSLVSASTLLTKVYFPRLFYPLSNIGSGLVDLFVASSVLIVLMVKYGVAFTSGLAMLPLFVLGTAILALGVGSLLAALSVVYRDFRYVIPFIVQLWMFASPVAYPLSVVPQKYQLIYALNPAVGWLTGFRSAILGDAVRWDCVGVSLIVTIVVVVVGVLYFRRVERRFADVI; translated from the coding sequence ATGCAACTCATTGAACAACTTCCTGTAGAGGGGTTTGGCAACACGAACGGTGCGTTGCAAACGGAATCGCCACGATCGCACCGCCTGATTATTAAGCCGACTTCCGGCTGGCGCGCCATCGATTTCCGGGAACTGTGGCGATACCGCGAACTGCTGTACTTTTTGGTTTGGCGCGATGTCAAAGTCCGGTACAAGCAGACGGTGCTAGGCGCCCTGTGGGCCATTATTCAGCCAGTCATGTCGATGGTTGTATTCAGTACATTTTTCGGTCGCTTCGGAGGGATGTCGAAGAATGTCGACGTGCCGTATCCCATTTTTGTGTTCTCCGGTTTGCTCCTGTGGCAGTTCTTTTCTAGTTCAGTAACCCAAGCTGGCGGTAGTTTAGTAAGTGCTTCGACGTTATTGACTAAAGTGTATTTTCCCAGGTTATTTTATCCGCTTTCGAACATCGGCAGTGGCTTGGTCGATCTCTTTGTTGCCAGTAGCGTACTGATCGTGCTGATGGTGAAGTACGGCGTTGCCTTCACCTCGGGTTTAGCCATGCTTCCGCTTTTTGTGCTAGGGACTGCAATTTTAGCGCTTGGCGTCGGATCACTTTTGGCGGCCTTATCGGTCGTGTATCGCGATTTTCGCTATGTAATACCATTCATCGTGCAATTGTGGATGTTCGCCAGTCCTGTAGCCTATCCTCTAAGTGTTGTTCCGCAAAAGTATCAATTGATCTATGCGCTCAATCCCGCCGTCGGCTGGCTTACGGGATTTCGCAGCGCTATATTGGGCGACGCCGTTCGCTGGGATTGTGTGGGCGTTTCGCTAATCGTAACCATTGTTGTGGTGGTAGTCGGGGTGCTGTATTTCAGACGTGTTGAACGGCGCTTTGCAGACGTTATTTGA
- a CDS encoding class I SAM-dependent methyltransferase, which produces MNHVSKFDPGQQRKRYDARYTERMVPNTKKWQTSWAEHITRYTFAATHLQGCRVLDLGCGIGYGTRYLAEHGASEVVGVDYSQEAITQAQSEFHHPRASFVQDDAQQLDQIYGPFDGIVAYEIFEHVDSPTSMLARCRDLLSVGGWFYCSTPNTRFRPKLKDGITPRNPFHVKEYLEEEFREMLCKYFDSVEIFGQDYTPAYKRQVQALSRLQSCDFALWSNPLVRLGRLIQRLKGVRVNWMEDSCVYPPLEEDIVICEGTRGIEDATTFIARCRKQS; this is translated from the coding sequence ATGAACCACGTGTCGAAATTCGATCCCGGTCAACAACGAAAGCGATATGATGCAAGATACACCGAACGGATGGTTCCCAACACAAAGAAATGGCAAACTAGTTGGGCCGAGCACATCACCCGGTACACTTTTGCCGCAACGCATTTGCAAGGTTGTCGCGTTCTAGACCTGGGGTGCGGCATCGGCTACGGGACCCGTTATCTCGCTGAACATGGCGCCTCGGAAGTAGTGGGCGTGGATTATTCTCAGGAAGCGATAACGCAAGCTCAATCCGAATTCCACCATCCAAGGGCAAGTTTCGTGCAGGACGACGCACAACAGCTGGATCAAATATATGGACCGTTTGATGGCATCGTGGCATATGAAATCTTCGAACACGTCGACAGCCCGACGTCGATGTTGGCGCGATGTCGTGATTTACTAAGTGTCGGCGGTTGGTTCTACTGTAGCACGCCGAATACGCGGTTTCGCCCAAAACTGAAGGACGGCATTACGCCGCGCAATCCCTTTCACGTCAAGGAGTATTTGGAGGAGGAATTTCGCGAGATGCTGTGTAAATACTTCGATTCCGTAGAGATCTTTGGACAGGATTATACTCCAGCCTATAAGCGACAGGTGCAAGCGCTTTCTCGATTGCAAAGCTGCGACTTTGCACTTTGGTCAAATCCTCTTGTGCGGCTCGGTCGACTGATTCAAAGACTTAAAGGAGTTCGAGTCAATTGGATGGAGGACAGTTGTGTCTATCCTCCCCTTGAAGAGGATATTGTCATCTGTGAAGGCACGCGTGGTATCGAAGATGCCACGACCTTTATCGCACGCTGTCGGAAACAAAGTTGA
- a CDS encoding glycosyltransferase produces the protein MRPINEPLVSILIPCFNAEKYVGEAIESALAQTYPRIEVVVVDDGSTDGSLDVIRSFGRRIRCETGPKRGACAARNQALRLSGGEFIQFLDADDLLEPMKIAMQLPMLLADEADIVLCRGLLFGDTRPACPIKRIVLPTPTADAFIFLLNHPVGTENPLHRRSCLEKVGGFREDLPRAQEGNLHCRLGAAGARLRAVDALLFRHRDHNGPRVSLQPQTPGYLCWFMISLLKELESGPPYQFMKERRAALAGSLFQQAIFAYRDGAIEIAREGFKCATRLSSNPDYVERAWYKALVRALGPMRTEQLLATARRYLRGHPKRESTSVVRVV, from the coding sequence ATGCGACCGATCAATGAACCCTTGGTCAGCATACTGATTCCATGTTTTAACGCGGAAAAATATGTTGGCGAGGCGATAGAAAGCGCGCTAGCGCAAACTTATCCCAGAATTGAAGTCGTGGTTGTGGACGATGGTTCCACGGATGGAAGTTTGGATGTTATTCGATCCTTTGGCAGGCGAATTCGATGTGAGACTGGACCAAAGCGAGGCGCCTGCGCTGCCCGCAATCAAGCACTGCGGCTATCGGGTGGCGAATTCATTCAATTTCTCGATGCGGATGATCTGCTGGAGCCAATGAAAATAGCGATGCAATTACCGATGCTATTGGCCGATGAGGCGGACATTGTGCTATGCAGAGGTTTGTTGTTCGGCGACACACGGCCGGCATGTCCGATCAAGCGTATCGTATTACCCACGCCCACAGCCGATGCGTTCATCTTTCTCCTCAACCATCCGGTCGGTACCGAGAATCCGCTGCACCGACGTTCATGTTTGGAAAAAGTGGGGGGGTTTCGTGAGGACTTGCCACGGGCGCAGGAAGGTAACTTACATTGCAGATTGGGAGCTGCCGGTGCGCGGCTTAGAGCCGTCGATGCATTACTATTTCGGCATCGTGATCACAATGGGCCAAGGGTTAGCTTGCAGCCTCAGACGCCCGGCTATCTGTGTTGGTTTATGATTTCGCTGTTGAAGGAGCTCGAATCTGGACCACCCTATCAATTTATGAAAGAGCGGCGTGCGGCGCTTGCTGGAAGTTTGTTTCAGCAGGCAATTTTTGCATACCGCGATGGAGCGATTGAGATTGCTCGTGAGGGATTTAAATGTGCCACGCGATTGTCTTCCAATCCTGATTATGTTGAACGTGCCTGGTACAAGGCTTTGGTCCGGGCATTGGGCCCGATGAGGACGGAACAATTGTTGGCAACTGCTCGTCGGTATTTGCGTGGTCATCCAAAGCGTGAATCAACCAGCGTCGTGCGTGTTGTTTGA